One segment of Acidovorax sp. DW039 DNA contains the following:
- a CDS encoding Crp/Fnr family transcriptional regulator, whose product MNAPTPHRSSLALRRIALFEGLGDACLDRIAAECDWRHVDARTPLFTRASEGGEVYFLCSGRVRITTYSATGREVTFRDSEAGEHFGDLSAIDGQPRSADVVTLEPSVLASLSAPAFMAMLEREPLVATRMMRNLTALVRRLTERVIELSTLGVQTRLHAELLRLAHTAGVQGDNTARIDPAPAHAALASKISTNREQVTREISALTKRGLLRKEGLHTLVVTDVQALANLVAEVRGD is encoded by the coding sequence ATGAACGCACCCACACCCCACCGATCCAGTCTGGCCCTGCGCCGCATTGCGCTGTTTGAAGGCCTGGGCGACGCCTGCCTGGACCGGATCGCCGCAGAGTGCGACTGGCGCCATGTGGATGCCCGCACCCCCCTGTTCACCCGTGCGTCTGAAGGGGGCGAGGTGTACTTTCTGTGCTCGGGCCGCGTGCGCATCACCACCTATTCGGCCACCGGGCGGGAGGTAACTTTTCGCGACAGCGAGGCAGGCGAGCACTTTGGCGACCTGTCGGCCATTGACGGGCAGCCCCGCTCTGCCGATGTGGTCACGCTGGAGCCTTCGGTGCTGGCCAGCCTGTCAGCCCCGGCCTTCATGGCCATGCTGGAGCGCGAGCCCCTGGTCGCCACCCGCATGATGCGCAACCTCACGGCCCTGGTGCGCCGCCTGACGGAGCGTGTGATCGAGCTGAGCACCCTGGGCGTGCAAACCCGCCTGCATGCCGAGCTGCTGCGCCTGGCGCACACCGCAGGCGTGCAGGGCGACAACACGGCCCGCATCGACCCGGCCCCCGCCCACGCCGCACTGGCCAGCAAGATCAGCACCAACCGTGAACAGGTCACCCGCGAAATCAGCGCCCTGACCAAGCGCGGGCTGCTGCGCAAGGAGGGGCTGCACACGCTGGTGGTGACGGACGTGCAGGCCCTGGCCAATCTGGTGGCAGAGGTGCGTGGCGACTGA